ATGGCAATAATCCAAACCGATTACAGCATTACTACCAATTCCAAGTCGTGATGAAGCCTTCGCCAGATGCCTTTCAAGAAATGTATCTGGACTCGTTAGCCGCGATTGGTATCTCGCCACTAACCCACGACGTGCGCTTTGTCGAAGACAACTGGGAATCCCCCACGCTGGGCGCTTGGGGTCTCGGTTGGGAAGTGTGGGTAAACGGCATGGAAATTTCTCAATTCACCTATTTTCAACAAGCAGGCGGTATGGAATGCAAGCCCGTGATGGGCGAAATTACTTATGGCCTTGAACGCCTTGCGATGTATATCCAAGGGGTGGACAGCGTTTATGATTTATTATGGAACACCACACCACAAGGCGATGTCACTTATGGCGATGTTTTTTTACAAAACGAAGTCGAACAATCCACGTATAATTTTGAACAAGCCAATGTAGAAGAATTATTCCGCCAATTTGAATTCGCCGAAAAAGAAGCCGTTCGCCTATCGGCACTCATGCTCGCATTGCCCGCGTATGAACAAGTCCTCAAAGCCTCGCATTTGTTTAATTTATTAGATGCACGCGCCGCCGTGTCCGTCACGGAACGCCAACGCTATTTACTACGCGTGCGCCACATTGCCAAAGCCGCCGCCGAAGCGTATTACGAATCTCGCAAAGCACTGGGCTTTCCCTTGTGCCGCGGTGAATTTGCCCCCTTAGCAGCCGCATTATTGGCCGAAACGGAGGTATCAACATGAGTCAATCTATGGGGCAATCTACGGGACAATCTGCGGGGCAATCTATGAATGAATCCACGTTATTAATCGAATTGGGCGTCGCCGAATTACCAACTGCCGCCGTTGAACAGCTATCACAAGCCTTTTTAACGCAAATCAAGCATTGCTTAGACGAAAAAGGCATTCGCTATGGCAGCGCCAAACGCTTTGCCACTGCTAGACGCCTAGCCGTGCAAGTGCACAACATCGCCGCAACCCAAGCCGAACAACACATTGAAAAACGCGGACCTGCACTAAAAGCCGCCAAAGACGCCGATGGCAACTGGACCAAAGCCGCCAGCGGATTTGCTGCGTCTTGTGGTGTGGCAGCCGATGATTTACACATCGACAGCACCCCCAAGGGTGACTGGCTGTTTTTTCGCCAAACGGTCGCTGGCAAACCGACTGTCGCATTAATCCCTGATTTATTTCAAGCGGCTTTGGCCGATTTACCGATTGCAAAACGTATGCGCTGGGGCAGCCGTGACGAGAGCTTTGTTCGCCCTGTCTTGACCTTGGTCATGATGCTAGACGATACCGTCATTGACGCCGAGTTATTCGGTGTGAAATCAGGCAATACCACACTAGGGCATCGCTTTCATGGCGATAAAACACGCACCATTCTGCACGCCAACGCGTATGAAAAAAACCTCGCCGATAGCTTTGTCATTGCCGATATCGACAAACGCCGTGAAACGATTGTTCAGCAAGTCAACGCGCTAGTTGCCACCATTGATGCCGCACACGGTGCAAGCCCTGTTATCGACGCAGGCACACTGGATGAAGTCAACGCCCTTGTTGAGCACCCCGTTGCGATTTTGGGCGAATTTGACGCGCGCTACCTGCGCATTCCGCAGGAAGTCCTCATCAAAACCATGCAGGATAACCAAAAATACTTTGCTGTGGTGGATTCAGAGAATAAGATTTTGCCGTATTTTGTCACGATTGCCAATATCGCATCAGAACACCCTGATATCGTCCGGGTCGGTAACCAGCGCGTCATTGAACCGCGTTTTGCTGATGCCGAATTTTTCTGGGAAAATGACCAAAAAACCCCGTTAATTGCTAGGCGCGATGCGTTAAAACACGTCGTTTACCAAGCAAAATTAGGCAGCGTATTTGACCGCAGCGAACGCATGACAACCATCGCCCAATGGCTTGCCGAGCAATTAGACTATAATCGCGATTATGCTCGCCGTGCCGCCCAATTAGCCAAATGTGATTTAACCACCGAAATGGTCTTTGAATTTGGCGAACTGCAAGGTGTCATCGGTCAATACTACGCAAAAAACGATGGCGAACCGCACGAGGTCACCACAGCGATACGCGAACATTACCTACCAAAATTCGCAGGCGATGCACTCCCCAAGACACAAACGGGGCTAGTCATTGCACTAGCCGATAAAATCGAAAACCTAATCGGTGGTTTTGCGGTCGGTGCTAAACCAACAGGCACCAAAGATGCCTATGGATTGCGCCGAGCCACTATTGGCATCATTCGACTACTGGATAACGCGGCACTCGATTTGGCACTCGCTGATTTATTAGCCTTCGCTGCCCAAGCTTTTGACCCCGCATTAAGCGCCGAGAAACAACTAAACGATATTCAATCCTACATTGACGAGCGTTTAAAAGGCTACTATCACGACCAAGGCATTCGCTACGATGTGATCGAGGCTGTCCTTGCGGTAAAACCTGCGTATACCCATGATGCAACGGCACGCTGTCAGGCGTTGATGGCATTTTTACCCCACGAAGCAGCGGACAATCTATTTGCCGCCAACAAGCGTATCAGCAATATCCTCAAAAAAACCACCGTCACACAATCTGCCGTTGATACGCAAAAACTCACCGAAACCGCGGAAAAAACACTCGCGGCAGCAACCAGCCACGTTAAATCACAGCTCAATGCCGCTATTGCCCAGCAGGATTATGCCAGCGCCCTCAATATCCTATCGGTATTACGCCAACCGCTGGATGACTTTTTTGACCAAGTCATGGTCATGTCAGACGATGACAGCGAAAGAAATAATCGCCTAGCGCTATTGGCAGACATCCGCGCATTGTTTTTGCAAATCGCTGATGTATCTACCATTGATAATTCGGTGGGTAATGGCTGATGGATAATCTGCTCAAAAAACTGTATTAAAATTGTCATATGAAAAACCATAGTCTTTTTGTAACACAAAAAAAATGATAGACTTTGACTAATGAAAAATATTAAAGTTATAGAGTTATTTGCAGGTGTTGGTGGTTTTCGGCTTGGACTAGAAGGCTGGAATGGAAAGTCACCATCCTCAAAATACAAAAAATCAATAAAAACAAACTATAAAGTGATTTGGAGTAACCAATGGGAGCCCTCCACAAAAATACAGCATGCCTCATTTGTTTACGAAAGCCGTTTTGGTAAACATGGACATTCAAATCAAGATATTTCACTAGTTAAGTCTTCAGAAATTCCAGACCATGATTTATTAGTCGGTGGTTTTCCATGTCAGGATTACTCTGTCGCAACTACTTTAAAGAACTCTAAAGGACTTATCGGCAAAAAAGGAGTTTTATGGTGGAGCATTCACAGAATCATCGAAGAAAAACAAAATAAGCCAAAATTTTTGATACTAGAGAATGTTGATCGGTTACTTATTTCTCCTTCTGGACAAAAAGGTCGTGATTTTGCCATTATCTTACAGAGCCTGAACGAATTGGGCTATGCAGTTGAATGGCGAGTAATCAATGCAGCTGATTTTGGAATGCCACAACGGCGAAGACGAATATTCATCTTAGCCTACCTAAAGGAAACGGGCATTCAAAAGAGTCTAGCGCGAATGACGCCCACACAGTGGATTTTAAACCAAGGGGCATTAGCGAAGGCGTTTCCAATAACACCTGAAAAAATGCTGTTTCCAACAGAATTCACATTAGAGGGTGACATTGTTTCAATATCTGATAACTTTAATCATAACAACTTTGCTAGACCTTTTGAAAACACAGGCATAATGATTGATGGCTTGGTTACTACGATAAGAACAAGACCAAACTATAAGGGCAATTACATTCTATTGAAAGACCTTATTCAAAAAGAAGAAGTTCCCTCTGATTTTTATATCGATAAACATTCTATTGA
Above is a genomic segment from Ostreibacterium oceani containing:
- the glyQ gene encoding glycine--tRNA ligase subunit alpha, producing MTTTMSFQAIILRLQQFWSEKGCLVLQPYDVEVGAGTFHTATFLKAIGPEPWNAAYVQPSRRPTDGRYGNNPNRLQHYYQFQVVMKPSPDAFQEMYLDSLAAIGISPLTHDVRFVEDNWESPTLGAWGLGWEVWVNGMEISQFTYFQQAGGMECKPVMGEITYGLERLAMYIQGVDSVYDLLWNTTPQGDVTYGDVFLQNEVEQSTYNFEQANVEELFRQFEFAEKEAVRLSALMLALPAYEQVLKASHLFNLLDARAAVSVTERQRYLLRVRHIAKAAAEAYYESRKALGFPLCRGEFAPLAAALLAETEVST
- the glyS gene encoding glycine--tRNA ligase subunit beta, which codes for MSQSMGQSTGQSAGQSMNESTLLIELGVAELPTAAVEQLSQAFLTQIKHCLDEKGIRYGSAKRFATARRLAVQVHNIAATQAEQHIEKRGPALKAAKDADGNWTKAASGFAASCGVAADDLHIDSTPKGDWLFFRQTVAGKPTVALIPDLFQAALADLPIAKRMRWGSRDESFVRPVLTLVMMLDDTVIDAELFGVKSGNTTLGHRFHGDKTRTILHANAYEKNLADSFVIADIDKRRETIVQQVNALVATIDAAHGASPVIDAGTLDEVNALVEHPVAILGEFDARYLRIPQEVLIKTMQDNQKYFAVVDSENKILPYFVTIANIASEHPDIVRVGNQRVIEPRFADAEFFWENDQKTPLIARRDALKHVVYQAKLGSVFDRSERMTTIAQWLAEQLDYNRDYARRAAQLAKCDLTTEMVFEFGELQGVIGQYYAKNDGEPHEVTTAIREHYLPKFAGDALPKTQTGLVIALADKIENLIGGFAVGAKPTGTKDAYGLRRATIGIIRLLDNAALDLALADLLAFAAQAFDPALSAEKQLNDIQSYIDERLKGYYHDQGIRYDVIEAVLAVKPAYTHDATARCQALMAFLPHEAADNLFAANKRISNILKKTTVTQSAVDTQKLTETAEKTLAAATSHVKSQLNAAIAQQDYASALNILSVLRQPLDDFFDQVMVMSDDDSERNNRLALLADIRALFLQIADVSTIDNSVGNG
- the dcm gene encoding DNA (cytosine-5-)-methyltransferase, which gives rise to MKNIKVIELFAGVGGFRLGLEGWNGKSPSSKYKKSIKTNYKVIWSNQWEPSTKIQHASFVYESRFGKHGHSNQDISLVKSSEIPDHDLLVGGFPCQDYSVATTLKNSKGLIGKKGVLWWSIHRIIEEKQNKPKFLILENVDRLLISPSGQKGRDFAIILQSLNELGYAVEWRVINAADFGMPQRRRRIFILAYLKETGIQKSLARMTPTQWILNQGALAKAFPITPEKMLFPTEFTLEGDIVSISDNFNHNNFARPFENTGIMIDGLVTTIRTRPNYKGNYILLKDLIQKEEVPSDFYIDKHSIERWAYLKGSKKEIRKNAQGFEYHYSEGGMTFPDSLNKPSRTIITGEGGKSPSRFKHVVVSDRGLRRLTPIELERLNMFPDNHTKIDGITDTKRAFFMGNALVVGVIEKIGEELYKQINQFEYA